Proteins encoded together in one Variovorax paradoxus window:
- a CDS encoding glycosyltransferase family 2 protein — translation MKSVYRFILGLAGLWQGPGMMGRVQRAWRMFKKSGWPGIRWELGRRIGGYNDYSKWVRRYDTLTPELHEKIAQRVAAMKNPPLISVLMPTYNPNPAWLREAVESVRGQIYPHWELCIADDASPSAEVREILKSYSETDPRIKVVFRPKNGHISAASNSALELAAGPWVALMDHDDLLPAHALFWVADCIVEHPGVQLIYSDEDKVDEAGHRFGPYFKSDWNVDLFRSQNMFSHLGVLSTGLMRSVGGFRVGLEGSQDWDLVLRCMERVEPGQIQHIPRVLYHWRVHAESTARSMTAKPYAAIAGERALNEHFVRTGVRATAEHLDFGYRVHYALPDVLPLVSVIIPTRNALQLTRQCIDSILQKTSYSRYEIIIVDNGSDDPAALAWFKSVAADNPNIRVLRDDRDFNYSALNNGAAAIAQGDVLALVNNDIEVISPDWLSEMVSLALQPGVGAVGARLWYPGKTLQHGGVILGVGGIAAHSHRGMPAGREGYAGRAALIQSLSAVTAACLVIQKSHYLKVGGLDEVHLKESFNDIDFCLRLREAGLRNVWTPYAELFHHESATRSKNVSQKRKEQFEEEAAYMQQRWGELLKNDPAYSPNLMLAREDFSYAWPPRLAPV, via the coding sequence ATGAAATCTGTCTATCGATTCATCCTCGGCTTGGCCGGACTTTGGCAGGGCCCCGGAATGATGGGGCGCGTGCAGCGGGCATGGCGAATGTTCAAGAAGTCGGGTTGGCCGGGCATCCGCTGGGAACTCGGCCGGCGCATTGGCGGCTACAACGACTATTCGAAATGGGTGCGGCGCTACGACACGCTCACCCCCGAACTGCACGAAAAGATTGCGCAACGCGTAGCGGCAATGAAAAACCCGCCGCTGATCTCCGTGTTGATGCCCACCTACAACCCCAACCCGGCATGGCTGCGCGAAGCCGTCGAGTCGGTGCGTGGGCAGATCTACCCTCACTGGGAACTGTGCATTGCCGACGACGCGTCGCCATCGGCCGAGGTGCGCGAGATTCTCAAGTCATACAGCGAGACGGACCCGCGCATCAAGGTGGTGTTCCGTCCAAAAAACGGCCATATCTCGGCCGCTTCGAACAGCGCGCTGGAACTGGCTGCGGGCCCCTGGGTGGCGCTCATGGACCATGACGATTTGCTGCCTGCGCATGCGCTGTTCTGGGTGGCCGATTGCATTGTCGAGCACCCCGGCGTGCAGCTGATCTATTCGGACGAGGACAAGGTCGACGAAGCCGGTCATCGCTTCGGGCCTTATTTCAAATCCGACTGGAACGTCGATCTCTTTCGGTCGCAGAACATGTTCAGCCACCTCGGCGTGCTGTCCACCGGGCTCATGCGTTCGGTCGGCGGGTTTCGGGTGGGGCTCGAGGGCTCCCAGGACTGGGACCTGGTGCTGCGTTGCATGGAACGCGTGGAGCCGGGGCAGATTCAACACATTCCGCGCGTGCTCTATCACTGGCGCGTGCATGCCGAAAGCACGGCCCGCTCGATGACGGCCAAGCCCTATGCGGCCATTGCGGGCGAGCGGGCGCTCAACGAGCATTTCGTACGCACCGGCGTGCGCGCCACTGCCGAACATCTCGATTTTGGTTACCGGGTGCATTACGCCTTGCCTGATGTCTTACCGTTGGTTTCGGTGATCATCCCCACGCGCAATGCGTTGCAGCTGACTCGCCAGTGCATCGACTCCATCTTGCAGAAGACGAGTTATTCGCGCTATGAAATCATCATCGTCGACAACGGCTCCGACGATCCCGCCGCGCTGGCCTGGTTCAAGAGTGTTGCCGCGGACAACCCCAACATTCGCGTGCTGCGCGACGACCGGGACTTCAACTATTCGGCGCTCAACAACGGTGCGGCTGCCATCGCGCAAGGCGACGTGCTAGCGCTGGTCAACAACGACATCGAAGTCATTTCGCCCGATTGGCTGAGCGAAATGGTGAGCCTTGCGCTGCAGCCCGGCGTCGGTGCTGTGGGCGCGCGGCTCTGGTATCCCGGCAAGACCCTCCAGCACGGCGGCGTGATCCTGGGCGTGGGAGGCATCGCTGCGCATTCGCATCGCGGCATGCCGGCAGGAAGAGAGGGTTATGCAGGGCGCGCGGCGCTTATCCAGTCGCTCTCGGCCGTCACCGCCGCTTGCCTGGTGATCCAGAAAAGCCACTACCTGAAGGTTGGCGGCCTTGACGAGGTGCATCTCAAGGAGTCGTTCAACGACATCGATTTTTGCCTGCGGCTGCGCGAGGCGGGACTGCGCAACGTCTGGACGCCCTATGCGGAGCTGTTTCACCACGAGTCCGCGACCCGGTCCAAGAATGTGTCGCAGAAGAGAAAAGAGCAGTTCGAGGAAGAGGCTGCCTACATGCAGCAACGATGGGGCGAGCTGTTGAAGAATGACCCCGCCTACAGCCCGAACCTGATGCTCGCGCGCGAAGACTTCAGCTACGCCTGGCCGCCGCGCCTGGCGCCGGTCTGA
- a CDS encoding mannose-1-phosphate guanylyltransferase/mannose-6-phosphate isomerase, with protein sequence MRLLSVVLSGGAGSRLWPASRQAFPKPFMKIGDSTLLQQAVERGQACGTGDLMVVTNKDHLFLTKDVLGQMSDPPAATFLLEPKGRNTGPAIALAALQCARQFSGDTVMLVLSADHLVPDVHAFVASATEAFRLAQEGKLVVFGVSPTSPDTGFGYIEVEHVSRESQGVKRFVEKPDLETAQKYLATGRYYWNSGMFAFTADTIIAALETHAPDVIRAARHALDTAKTSDTSVNFDLHAFGLQPDISIDYAVLERASNVHVVPAKFSWSDVGSWPAVSNALIADASGNTFPDDVVALDTTGTHVQVESYGPKVVATVGVHDLVIVDTPDALLVLHKDSAQKVKKVVDALKARKHDTVHLPPVVHRPWGTYASLKEEEGYKVKRITVKPGEALSLQYHHQRAEHWVMVQGRGIVQIGETEYETLPGQYRYIPLKEKHRLTNIGDEELVLIEVQCGGYLGEDDIVRLADTYGRT encoded by the coding sequence ATGAGACTACTCTCAGTGGTGCTCTCGGGAGGCGCCGGCTCCAGGCTCTGGCCTGCTTCCCGCCAGGCTTTTCCCAAGCCATTCATGAAGATCGGCGATTCCACACTGCTTCAGCAGGCCGTCGAGCGCGGACAGGCATGCGGAACCGGCGACCTGATGGTCGTGACCAACAAGGACCATCTGTTCCTCACGAAGGACGTTCTCGGCCAGATGAGCGACCCGCCGGCCGCGACGTTTCTCCTCGAGCCCAAGGGGCGCAACACCGGCCCGGCCATTGCACTGGCGGCACTTCAATGTGCGCGCCAGTTCAGCGGCGACACGGTGATGCTCGTCCTTTCCGCGGACCACCTGGTTCCCGATGTGCATGCTTTCGTGGCCAGCGCCACGGAAGCCTTCCGCCTGGCGCAAGAAGGCAAGCTCGTGGTATTCGGGGTGAGCCCGACGAGCCCTGATACGGGCTTTGGCTACATCGAAGTCGAGCACGTGTCCCGCGAAAGCCAGGGGGTCAAGCGTTTCGTCGAGAAACCCGACCTCGAGACCGCACAAAAGTACCTGGCCACCGGGCGGTACTACTGGAACAGCGGCATGTTCGCGTTCACGGCAGACACCATCATTGCGGCGCTCGAGACCCACGCACCCGACGTGATCAGGGCGGCAAGGCACGCACTCGACACGGCCAAGACCTCCGACACCTCCGTCAACTTCGATCTGCACGCCTTTGGCTTGCAGCCGGACATCAGCATCGACTACGCGGTGCTGGAGCGCGCCTCGAATGTCCATGTGGTGCCGGCAAAATTCAGCTGGAGCGACGTGGGATCTTGGCCCGCGGTGTCCAATGCGCTGATAGCCGACGCCAGCGGCAACACATTTCCTGACGACGTCGTGGCTCTCGACACGACCGGCACGCACGTACAGGTGGAAAGCTATGGCCCGAAGGTCGTCGCCACTGTCGGCGTTCATGACCTCGTGATTGTCGATACGCCTGACGCGCTCCTCGTGCTTCACAAGGACAGCGCACAAAAAGTGAAGAAAGTCGTCGACGCGCTCAAGGCCCGCAAGCACGATACCGTGCACCTGCCGCCGGTGGTGCATCGGCCATGGGGGACGTACGCCTCGCTCAAAGAAGAAGAAGGCTACAAGGTCAAGCGAATCACGGTCAAACCCGGCGAAGCGTTGTCCCTGCAATATCATCACCAGCGCGCAGAGCACTGGGTGATGGTCCAGGGTCGCGGCATCGTGCAAATCGGAGAAACCGAGTACGAGACGCTTCCCGGCCAGTACCGCTACATTCCCTTGAAGGAAAAACACCGCCTCACCAATATCGGGGACGAAGAGCTGGTGCTCATCGAAGTCCAATGCGGCGGATACCTCGGCGAAGACGATATCGTCCGCCTTGCAGACACTTACGGGCGTACATGA
- the argB gene encoding acetylglutamate kinase, giving the protein MTDPVLNIPPRDKAEILAQALPYIRKFHGKTIVIKYGGNAMTDPALQADFAEDVVLLKLVGMNPVVVHGGGPQIEAALNRLGKKGSFIQGMRVTDAETMEVVEWVLAGEVQQDIVGLINQAGGKAVGLTGRDGGMIRAQKLKMADRTDPNLHHDVGQVGDIVSIDPSVVKALQDDAFIPVVSPIGFGEENESYNINADVVAGKLATVLKAEKLMLLTNTPGVLDKDGKLLTNLSAREIDDLFADGTISGGMLPKIEGALDAAKSGVNAVHIIDGRVPHAMLLEILTDQAYGTMIRAR; this is encoded by the coding sequence ATGACCGACCCCGTCCTGAACATTCCCCCGCGCGACAAGGCCGAGATCCTGGCCCAGGCGCTGCCGTACATCCGCAAGTTCCACGGCAAGACCATCGTCATCAAATACGGCGGCAATGCCATGACCGACCCGGCCCTGCAGGCCGACTTTGCCGAAGACGTGGTGCTGCTCAAGCTGGTCGGGATGAACCCGGTGGTGGTGCACGGCGGCGGCCCGCAGATCGAGGCGGCGCTCAACCGCCTGGGCAAGAAGGGCAGCTTCATCCAGGGCATGCGCGTGACCGATGCCGAGACCATGGAAGTGGTCGAATGGGTGCTGGCCGGCGAGGTTCAGCAGGACATCGTGGGCCTGATCAACCAGGCCGGGGGCAAGGCCGTGGGCCTGACCGGCCGCGACGGCGGCATGATCCGGGCGCAAAAGCTCAAGATGGCCGACCGCACCGACCCCAACCTGCACCACGACGTGGGCCAGGTCGGCGACATCGTCTCCATCGATCCCAGCGTGGTCAAGGCGTTGCAGGACGACGCCTTCATTCCGGTGGTCAGCCCCATCGGGTTCGGCGAGGAGAACGAGAGCTACAACATCAATGCCGACGTGGTCGCCGGCAAGCTCGCCACCGTGCTCAAGGCCGAGAAGCTCATGCTTCTGACCAACACGCCCGGCGTGCTCGACAAGGACGGCAAGCTGCTCACCAACCTGAGCGCGCGCGAAATCGACGACCTGTTTGCGGACGGCACCATCTCGGGCGGCATGCTGCCCAAGATCGAAGGCGCGCTCGATGCCGCCAAGAGCGGCGTGAACGCGGTGCACATCATCGACGGACGCGTGCCGCACGCCATGCTGCTCGAAATCCTGACCGACCAGGCCTACGGCACGATGATTCGCGCGCGCTGA
- a CDS encoding glycosyltransferase family 4 protein, which yields MIALIVISFFASAFAVQLFMRRARRHARLYGTDMPQRFHKGHVPRLGGAGIMFGMGVAWLAAGITGTDPFNVSWPVKASMLTLLCIAPAVIAGIVEDVTQNVRVRYRLGLTIGSALLACWLLGLSLSRTGIETVDGWLALVPYGAVVFAALAIGGLPHAFNIIDGYNGLAGTVAVLVCLAISHVALQVGDRQLAAMMVCLVGATVGFLIWNYPRGKIFAGDGGAYVWGMVIAVACVTLVQRHRVVSPWFPMLLLIYPVWETLFSIYRKLARGQSPGTADALHFHQLIFRRIVRVAFADDEARQLLARNNRTSPYLWMFAALSVVPAVLFWNNTVVLMLFCLLFVATYVGAYLMIVRFKVPRWLRP from the coding sequence ATGATTGCTCTGATCGTCATCAGTTTTTTTGCCTCTGCCTTTGCGGTGCAGCTGTTCATGCGCCGGGCGCGCAGGCATGCGCGGCTCTATGGCACGGACATGCCCCAGCGCTTCCACAAGGGCCATGTGCCGCGCCTCGGCGGCGCCGGCATCATGTTTGGAATGGGCGTGGCGTGGCTGGCGGCTGGCATCACCGGAACGGATCCGTTCAACGTGTCCTGGCCGGTCAAGGCGTCGATGCTCACGCTGCTGTGCATTGCGCCGGCCGTCATCGCCGGCATCGTGGAGGACGTGACGCAGAACGTCAGGGTGCGCTACCGGCTGGGGCTCACCATCGGCTCCGCCTTGCTGGCGTGCTGGCTGCTCGGGCTCAGCCTGTCGCGCACCGGCATCGAGACGGTCGACGGCTGGCTGGCGCTGGTTCCCTACGGCGCCGTGGTCTTCGCGGCACTTGCCATCGGCGGGCTGCCGCATGCCTTCAACATCATCGACGGCTACAACGGGCTCGCCGGCACCGTGGCGGTGCTGGTCTGCCTTGCCATTTCGCATGTGGCGCTGCAGGTGGGCGACCGCCAGCTTGCGGCGATGATGGTCTGCCTGGTGGGCGCCACCGTCGGCTTTTTGATCTGGAACTACCCGCGCGGCAAGATTTTTGCGGGCGACGGAGGGGCCTATGTGTGGGGCATGGTGATTGCCGTGGCCTGCGTCACGCTGGTTCAGCGGCATCGCGTGGTCTCGCCATGGTTTCCCATGCTGCTGCTGATCTACCCCGTCTGGGAGACGCTGTTTTCGATCTATCGGAAGCTCGCGCGAGGCCAGTCGCCCGGCACGGCGGACGCGCTGCATTTTCACCAGCTCATTTTTCGCCGCATTGTGCGGGTGGCCTTTGCAGACGACGAGGCTCGCCAATTGCTCGCCCGCAACAACCGGACATCTCCCTACCTGTGGATGTTTGCGGCGCTGTCGGTCGTGCCGGCCGTGCTGTTCTGGAACAACACCGTCGTGCTGATGCTCTTTTGCCTGCTGTTCGTCGCGACCTACGTCGGCGCGTACCTGATGATCGTGCGATTCAAGGTGCCGCGCTGGCTGCGTCCATGA
- the slmA gene encoding nucleoid occlusion factor SlmA, with translation MQNEETSYPGVETPTEALAAAAPVRKRPKPGERRVQILQALAAMLEQPGSERVTTAALAARLDVSEAALYRHFASKAQMFEGLIDFIEQSVFTLVNQILEREGATGAQQAARILTLLVQFAERNPGMTRVMVGDALVFENERLQQRMNQFFDKIEATLRQVLRGTAAADGSATPTVDAQVRAAALTAFVVGQLQRFTRSGFRRAPSEHLEATIALIV, from the coding sequence ATGCAGAACGAAGAGACAAGCTATCCCGGCGTAGAAACTCCCACAGAGGCGCTGGCAGCCGCCGCCCCCGTGCGAAAGCGCCCCAAGCCCGGGGAGAGGCGCGTGCAGATTTTGCAGGCACTGGCCGCCATGCTGGAACAGCCCGGCTCCGAGCGGGTAACCACCGCGGCACTGGCCGCCCGGCTGGACGTGAGCGAGGCCGCGCTTTACCGCCACTTCGCAAGCAAGGCCCAGATGTTCGAAGGCCTCATCGATTTCATCGAGCAGAGCGTCTTCACACTGGTCAACCAGATTCTCGAGCGCGAAGGTGCCACCGGCGCGCAGCAGGCCGCAAGAATCCTCACGCTGCTGGTCCAGTTTGCCGAGCGCAACCCAGGCATGACGCGCGTCATGGTGGGTGATGCGCTGGTGTTCGAAAACGAGCGGCTCCAGCAGCGCATGAACCAGTTCTTCGACAAGATCGAAGCCACGCTGCGCCAGGTGTTGCGCGGCACCGCCGCCGCCGATGGCTCTGCAACCCCCACGGTGGACGCCCAGGTGCGCGCCGCCGCTCTCACGGCCTTCGTGGTCGGACAGCTGCAGCGCTTCACGCGCTCGGGTTTCCGCCGCGCGCCTTCGGAACACCTCGAAGCCACGATCGCGCTGATCGTCTGA
- a CDS encoding DUF2182 domain-containing protein yields the protein MSAVLPRSAVRHRRVFVPVLVALVTLAWVALWAWARSPYGRYLEHGDWTASGPAAFLCQVVPAGDVVVPAVLYAAAWILMTAAMMLPTTLPLFNAFDRLTAGRPDHARLLALLGLGYMAVWGAFGLLAHGLHSAVLALLASAPTLAWHGWVLGAATIALAGAFQFSRLKHQCLEKCRTPLSFVIEHWRGHGKARHAFALGTHHGLFCVGCCWALMLLMFALGTGSLGWMLLLAAVMALEKNVSWGRRLSAPLGFALLGWAVYVVASHV from the coding sequence ATGAGCGCCGTGCTGCCGCGCAGCGCCGTCCGGCACCGCCGCGTGTTCGTGCCGGTTCTTGTCGCGCTGGTCACGCTGGCATGGGTGGCGTTGTGGGCCTGGGCGCGCAGCCCTTACGGACGCTATCTCGAACACGGCGACTGGACCGCCTCGGGCCCGGCCGCCTTCCTATGCCAGGTCGTTCCCGCAGGCGATGTGGTCGTGCCTGCCGTGCTTTATGCCGCGGCGTGGATCCTCATGACAGCGGCCATGATGCTGCCGACCACGCTGCCGCTGTTCAACGCCTTCGACCGCCTGACCGCCGGGCGGCCCGACCATGCACGCCTGCTCGCATTGCTGGGGCTCGGCTACATGGCGGTGTGGGGCGCCTTCGGCTTGCTGGCGCATGGGCTGCACAGCGCGGTGCTGGCGCTGCTGGCCAGCGCGCCGACGCTGGCCTGGCATGGCTGGGTCCTCGGTGCCGCGACCATTGCGCTGGCCGGCGCCTTCCAGTTCAGCCGCCTGAAGCACCAGTGCCTCGAAAAGTGCCGCACGCCTTTGAGCTTTGTCATCGAGCACTGGCGCGGCCACGGGAAAGCGCGCCATGCGTTTGCGTTGGGCACCCACCATGGCCTCTTCTGCGTCGGCTGCTGCTGGGCGCTCATGCTGCTGATGTTCGCGCTCGGCACCGGCAGCCTTGGCTGGATGCTGCTGCTGGCAGCGGTCATGGCATTGGAGAAGAACGTTTCGTGGGGCCGCCGGCTGAGCGCGCCGCTCGGGTTCGCGCTGCTGGGATGGGCCGTTTACGTGGTGGCGAGCCATGTCTGA
- a CDS encoding DUF1326 domain-containing protein — MSYHLEGRLLEVCNCNVLCPCWIGEDPDNGTCDTIVAWRIDKGTIDGIDVGGNTIAAVAHVPGNILQGNWTAAIFVDDNASKEQEEALLKVYTGQAGGPIADLAKLIGEVVSVERAPIRFTVSEGKGELEIGTDYYAELEPYRGATGGQTTLSDTVFSTVPGAPVFVGKAPTYRSKNPALGIDLNLKNHNALQSTFVFDS, encoded by the coding sequence ATGAGCTATCACCTGGAAGGTCGCCTGCTTGAAGTTTGCAACTGCAATGTGCTGTGTCCCTGCTGGATCGGCGAGGACCCCGACAACGGCACCTGCGACACCATCGTCGCGTGGCGCATCGACAAGGGAACCATCGACGGCATCGATGTCGGCGGCAACACCATCGCGGCCGTGGCGCATGTGCCCGGAAACATCCTCCAGGGCAACTGGACGGCGGCCATCTTCGTCGACGACAACGCTTCCAAGGAGCAGGAAGAAGCGCTGCTCAAGGTCTACACCGGGCAAGCGGGCGGGCCGATTGCCGACCTGGCCAAGCTCATCGGCGAGGTCGTGTCGGTGGAGCGGGCGCCCATTCGCTTTACTGTGAGCGAAGGCAAGGGCGAGCTGGAGATCGGCACCGACTACTACGCCGAGCTGGAGCCCTACCGCGGCGCCACCGGCGGGCAGACCACGCTTTCCGACACCGTGTTTTCCACCGTGCCGGGCGCCCCGGTGTTCGTCGGCAAGGCGCCCACCTACCGGTCGAAGAACCCCGCCCTGGGCATCGACCTGAACCTGAAGAACCACAACGCGTTGCAAAGCACTTTCGTGTTCGACTCATGA
- a CDS encoding glycosyltransferase family 2 protein, with protein sequence MPAPSPTLPPITVSIVSHGQLALIKPLLEQLGHFSGGSVAKVVLTLNIPEPDGVLAGQESGFPVERIENASPKGFGANHNQAFQHCDTPWFLVLNPDIRFDGDVLAPLIAQAAPDAGLLTPRILEPGKSSPEQHREIITPLEIVTRRRPGYARPAVPAWIPGLFMLFRSDAYRQIGGFDERFFMYGEDFDICARTQLAGWKLQVGEDLLARHEAQRASRSSKKHLYWHVTSLLKVWTSGAFWRYRRLKASTR encoded by the coding sequence ATGCCAGCGCCCTCCCCCACCCTTCCCCCCATCACCGTTTCGATCGTCAGCCACGGTCAGCTCGCGCTGATCAAGCCGCTGCTCGAGCAACTCGGCCACTTCAGCGGCGGGTCGGTTGCGAAGGTAGTGCTCACGCTGAACATTCCCGAGCCCGACGGCGTGCTGGCGGGCCAGGAATCGGGCTTTCCGGTCGAGCGCATCGAAAACGCCAGCCCCAAGGGCTTTGGCGCCAACCACAACCAGGCGTTCCAGCATTGCGATACGCCTTGGTTCCTGGTGCTCAACCCCGACATCCGCTTCGACGGCGACGTGCTGGCGCCGCTGATTGCACAGGCTGCCCCTGACGCCGGCCTGCTGACGCCGCGCATCCTGGAGCCGGGCAAGAGCAGCCCCGAGCAGCACCGCGAGATCATCACACCGCTCGAGATCGTGACCCGTCGGAGGCCAGGCTATGCGCGCCCGGCGGTGCCGGCCTGGATTCCGGGCCTGTTCATGCTCTTTCGCAGCGATGCCTACCGCCAGATCGGCGGCTTCGACGAGCGCTTTTTCATGTACGGCGAAGACTTCGACATCTGCGCCCGGACCCAACTCGCGGGCTGGAAACTGCAGGTGGGAGAAGACCTGCTGGCGCGCCACGAGGCCCAGCGCGCCAGCCGCAGCAGCAAGAAGCACCTTTACTGGCACGTGACCAGCTTGCTGAAGGTGTGGACTTCGGGTGCGTTCTGGCGATACAGGCGGCTGAAGGCGAGCACTCGCTAA
- a CDS encoding glycosyltransferase family 2 protein produces MLDISVALCTRNGARYVAAQVRSICTQDRLPRQIVLSDDGSTDETIATARSTLADCGVADRIELVVFQNSPALGVTRNFEQAVRACTHELIALCDQDDVWHAGRLARMAARFEAEPELLLLHTDARLVDAELAPLGTSLFHALEVRPAELAAIANGNAFGVLLRRNLVTGATTLLRKDLLASALPFPEGWVHDEWLGAVAAATGRVDVLAEPLIDYRQHASNQIGARRPTLSEKIGKAFVERGDKHWARLRRAEALLDRLSALGAKVQPKYVKAQRAKVAHQRFRAELPRSRLARLGPVMLEAARGRYDQFGRGWHAVAQDLLERG; encoded by the coding sequence ATGCTGGATATTTCGGTCGCGCTTTGCACGCGCAACGGCGCGCGCTATGTGGCGGCGCAAGTGCGAAGCATCTGCACGCAGGACAGGCTTCCGCGCCAGATTGTGCTTTCGGACGATGGCTCGACGGACGAGACCATCGCCACCGCGCGCAGCACCCTGGCAGATTGCGGCGTCGCCGATCGCATCGAACTGGTCGTTTTCCAGAATTCCCCGGCACTGGGTGTCACCCGCAATTTCGAACAGGCCGTGCGGGCGTGCACCCATGAGCTCATTGCGCTGTGCGACCAGGACGACGTGTGGCACGCAGGCCGGCTGGCTCGCATGGCTGCGCGCTTCGAAGCAGAGCCCGAGTTGCTGCTGCTGCACACCGATGCCCGCCTGGTCGATGCCGAACTCGCACCGCTCGGCACTTCGCTTTTTCATGCGCTCGAAGTGCGCCCGGCTGAACTGGCGGCCATTGCAAATGGCAATGCCTTCGGCGTATTGCTGCGGCGCAACCTGGTGACCGGTGCCACGACCCTGCTTCGCAAGGATTTGCTCGCATCCGCGCTGCCGTTCCCGGAAGGCTGGGTGCACGATGAATGGCTCGGCGCCGTGGCCGCGGCCACCGGTCGCGTCGACGTGCTGGCGGAGCCGCTCATCGACTACCGGCAGCATGCAAGCAACCAGATCGGCGCGCGCCGGCCGACCCTTTCCGAAAAGATCGGCAAGGCCTTCGTCGAGCGCGGCGACAAGCACTGGGCCCGGCTGCGCAGGGCGGAGGCGCTTCTTGACCGATTGAGCGCCCTCGGCGCGAAGGTGCAACCGAAGTACGTCAAGGCCCAGCGCGCCAAGGTGGCGCACCAGCGCTTCAGGGCCGAATTGCCGCGCTCGAGGCTTGCGCGCCTCGGTCCGGTGATGCTGGAGGCCGCGCGCGGGCGTTATGACCAATTCGGCCGCGGCTGGCACGCGGTGGCGCAGGACCTGCTCGAGCGCGGGTAG
- the galE gene encoding UDP-glucose 4-epimerase GalE encodes MANSVLVTGGAGFIGSHTCVALAAAGYVPVILDNLGNSDVRVLERLRQITGSAPRLIEGDVRDRALLDHVLGSERFSAVIHFAGLKAVGDSVADPLAYYDNNVHGSFVLASAMRQAGVRTLIFSSSATVYGEPDHSPIPEDAPCRPASPYGRSKHMVEEAFTDLHRAEPAWRIALLRYFNPVGAHESGLIGEHPQGKPNNLMPFVCQVAVGQRDKLVIHGNDYPTPDGTGVRDYVHVMDLAEGHVAALRHAEANPGLVTLNLGTGRGASVLEVVHAFERASGRTIPCDIGPRRAGDVPAYWGDPSLAQATLGWRAHRGLDQMCADSWRWQQGNPNGYEG; translated from the coding sequence ATGGCCAACAGCGTACTGGTGACCGGTGGGGCTGGATTCATTGGCAGCCACACGTGCGTGGCGCTGGCCGCGGCCGGCTATGTGCCGGTGATCCTGGACAACCTGGGCAACAGCGACGTGCGGGTGCTGGAACGCTTGCGCCAGATCACGGGCAGCGCGCCCCGGCTGATCGAAGGCGACGTGCGCGACAGGGCCCTGCTCGACCACGTGCTGGGCAGCGAACGATTCTCGGCCGTGATCCACTTTGCCGGTCTCAAGGCGGTCGGCGACTCGGTGGCCGACCCGCTCGCCTACTACGACAACAACGTGCACGGAAGCTTCGTGCTTGCCTCGGCCATGCGGCAGGCAGGCGTGCGGACCCTGATTTTTTCGTCGTCCGCCACGGTGTACGGCGAACCCGACCATTCACCCATTCCGGAAGACGCACCTTGCAGGCCCGCCAGCCCCTATGGCCGTTCGAAGCACATGGTCGAAGAAGCGTTCACCGATTTGCACCGCGCCGAACCGGCTTGGCGCATTGCACTGCTGCGCTACTTCAACCCTGTCGGCGCACATGAAAGCGGGCTCATCGGAGAACACCCGCAAGGAAAACCGAACAACCTGATGCCCTTCGTGTGCCAGGTGGCCGTGGGGCAGCGAGACAAGCTGGTCATCCACGGCAACGACTACCCCACGCCCGACGGCACCGGTGTGCGCGACTATGTGCACGTGATGGACCTGGCCGAGGGACACGTGGCAGCCCTGCGGCATGCGGAGGCCAATCCAGGCCTGGTCACGCTGAACCTCGGCACCGGCCGCGGCGCTTCAGTGCTGGAGGTTGTGCATGCGTTCGAGCGCGCGAGCGGGCGAACGATTCCTTGCGACATTGGCCCGCGCCGGGCCGGCGATGTGCCTGCGTATTGGGGCGACCCTTCGCTCGCGCAGGCCACGCTGGGGTGGCGCGCGCATCGCGGCCTCGACCAGATGTGCGCGGACAGCTGGCGCTGGCAGCAGGGCAATCCGAACGGGTACGAGGGCTGA